The Martelella sp. AD-3 genome includes a region encoding these proteins:
- a CDS encoding Gfo/Idh/MocA family protein → MTKELGVGILGCGNISATYFSLAPMFKGLKVLACADINAAAAAARAEEYGVTAQGVDDLFANDEIDVIVNLTIPAAHYDMSRRALEAGKHVYSEKPLVLSVDEGKELGRLAAEKGLAVGCAPDTFLGGAHQRARKYIDEGGIGRVTSGTCHVMSPGMEMWHPNPDFFFLPGGGPVLDLGPYYIANLINLIGPVKQVAALTSMANETRTITSEPRRGEIIPVKTPTNIHALLEFESGATVSLAASWDVWAHRHSPMELYGTEGSLFVPDPNFFGGTVEAAGRDGAVEVLDLGDHPFGKANQNLDKGGRANYRTAGLADMAMALIEGRDARCSLERALHGVDVMAAILRSGETGAFVPLSTTCTQPAALDAEAAAALLR, encoded by the coding sequence ATGACCAAGGAACTGGGTGTCGGCATCCTCGGATGCGGCAATATTTCCGCGACCTATTTTTCGCTCGCGCCGATGTTCAAGGGGCTGAAGGTGCTGGCCTGCGCCGACATCAACGCGGCCGCGGCCGCGGCGCGGGCGGAGGAGTACGGCGTCACGGCGCAGGGCGTGGACGATCTCTTCGCCAATGACGAGATCGACGTCATCGTCAACCTCACCATTCCGGCGGCGCATTACGACATGTCGCGGCGCGCGCTCGAAGCCGGCAAGCATGTCTATTCGGAAAAGCCGCTCGTGCTTTCCGTCGACGAGGGCAAGGAACTCGGACGCCTCGCGGCGGAAAAGGGCCTTGCCGTCGGCTGCGCGCCGGATACGTTCCTGGGCGGCGCCCATCAGCGCGCCCGTAAATATATCGATGAGGGCGGGATCGGGCGGGTCACCTCCGGCACCTGCCATGTGATGAGCCCGGGCATGGAGATGTGGCATCCGAACCCGGACTTCTTCTTCCTGCCGGGCGGCGGCCCGGTTCTCGATCTCGGACCCTATTATATCGCCAATCTGATCAACCTGATCGGACCGGTGAAACAGGTGGCGGCGCTGACCTCGATGGCGAACGAGACCCGCACCATCACCTCCGAACCGCGGCGCGGCGAGATCATCCCGGTCAAGACGCCGACCAATATCCACGCGCTTCTCGAGTTTGAAAGCGGCGCAACGGTCTCGCTTGCGGCAAGCTGGGATGTGTGGGCGCACCGCCATTCCCCCATGGAGCTTTACGGCACCGAAGGCTCGCTGTTCGTGCCCGATCCGAACTTCTTCGGTGGAACGGTGGAGGCGGCCGGACGCGACGGCGCCGTTGAGGTGCTGGACCTCGGCGATCATCCCTTCGGCAAGGCGAACCAGAACCTCGACAAGGGCGGGCGGGCAAACTACCGCACGGCGGGCCTGGCGGATATGGCGATGGCGCTGATCGAGGGGCGTGACGCCCGCTGTTCGCTCGAACGCGCGCTGCATGGGGTCGACGTGATGGCGGCAATCCTGAGATCGGGCGAAACCGGCGCTTTCGTGCCGCTGTCGACGACCTGCACCCAGCCGGCGGCCCTCGACGCCGAGGCGGCCGCGGCGCTTCTGCGGTAA
- a CDS encoding AraC family transcriptional regulator, with product MMTTGYALDATWRPLLKDLGLVPADILRRAGLADDLLQRPGLRLASEDYYRLWEAVAQDDRLFPLKLCRAVRAESFSPPLFAALCSPNLGVALSRIRAYKKLIAPMRLDLIETEDIVTVEMTWLDAPFHPPQSMIQFELLFAVTLARMGTRELIKPVEVETTAPPAQARPFEDFLGARMKPAARNAVTFSASDAARPFLTSNESLWDAFEPGLRERLADLEEGATTVRRVKAALLEGLPSGLASIEAVATKLSLSKRTLQRRIESEGCSYQQILQETREALAWHYLTTTALPSAEISFLLGFSEPNSFNRAFRIWTGLTPEGARHAGRVGTPPQRRSA from the coding sequence ATGATGACGACCGGCTATGCGCTTGACGCCACGTGGCGTCCGTTGCTCAAGGATCTCGGCCTCGTGCCGGCCGACATCCTCAGGCGCGCCGGGCTCGCCGATGATCTTCTGCAGCGTCCCGGCCTCCGGCTCGCCTCGGAGGACTATTACCGTCTCTGGGAGGCGGTGGCGCAGGATGACCGGCTCTTTCCCCTGAAACTCTGCCGGGCCGTCCGCGCCGAATCCTTCTCGCCGCCCCTGTTCGCCGCCCTGTGCAGCCCCAACCTCGGCGTGGCGCTCAGCCGCATCAGGGCCTACAAGAAACTGATAGCGCCCATGCGCCTCGACCTCATCGAAACAGAGGATATTGTGACGGTCGAGATGACATGGCTTGATGCGCCATTCCACCCGCCGCAAAGCATGATCCAGTTCGAACTGCTTTTTGCCGTAACGCTCGCGCGCATGGGCACGCGTGAACTGATCAAACCGGTCGAGGTCGAAACGACCGCACCGCCGGCCCAGGCCAGGCCCTTCGAGGACTTTCTCGGCGCACGCATGAAACCGGCCGCGCGCAACGCCGTGACCTTCTCCGCAAGCGATGCCGCCCGCCCCTTCCTGACCTCGAATGAAAGCCTGTGGGACGCATTCGAACCGGGCCTGCGTGAACGGCTCGCCGATCTGGAGGAAGGCGCAACGACCGTCAGACGGGTGAAGGCCGCCTTGCTGGAAGGCCTGCCGAGCGGGCTCGCATCGATCGAGGCGGTGGCAACCAAGCTCTCTCTGAGCAAGCGTACGCTGCAGAGACGCATCGAATCGGAAGGTTGTTCCTACCAGCAGATACTGCAGGAGACGCGCGAGGCCCTGGCCTGGCACTATCTGACGACAACGGCATTGCCGTCGGCGGAGATCTCGTTTCTCCTCGGCTTCAGCGAGCCGAATTCCTTCAACCGGGCGTTCCGGATATGGACCGGCCTTACGCCGGAAGGCGCGAGACATGCCGGAAGGGTCGGAACGCCGCCGCAGCGACGCTCCGCCTGA
- a CDS encoding SDR family oxidoreductase gives MTRTVLITGTSSGLGRAAARLFQAKGWNVVATMRAPEKETELTRLDRTLVARLDVEDQRSIESAVQAGISAFGAIDVLVNNAGYGAFGPLEATPLEKARRQFDVNVMGLIAVTKALLPHFRAQKSGVIVNISSIGGRMTFPLGALYHGTKFAVEGLSESLHFELEPLGIAVKIVEPGGIRTDFSGRSLDFSNDPALEEYQPVVNTLLEAIGPMMENGSSPETIAEVVYRAATDETPQLRYAAGEDAVDILERRAASDDATFIGGLKAQFGMGN, from the coding sequence ATGACAAGGACCGTTCTTATCACCGGCACGTCGAGCGGCCTCGGCCGCGCTGCGGCGCGGCTGTTCCAGGCCAAGGGCTGGAACGTGGTCGCGACCATGCGCGCGCCCGAGAAGGAAACCGAACTGACGCGTCTCGACCGCACGCTCGTCGCCCGCCTCGACGTGGAGGACCAGAGGTCGATCGAGAGCGCCGTCCAGGCCGGCATTTCGGCCTTCGGAGCAATCGACGTGCTGGTCAACAATGCCGGCTACGGCGCCTTCGGGCCGCTGGAGGCGACGCCGCTCGAGAAGGCCCGCCGGCAATTCGATGTCAATGTTATGGGCCTCATCGCCGTCACGAAGGCGCTGCTGCCGCATTTTCGCGCCCAAAAGAGCGGCGTGATCGTCAATATCTCATCGATCGGCGGACGAATGACCTTTCCGCTCGGGGCACTTTATCACGGCACGAAATTCGCCGTGGAAGGCCTGTCGGAATCGCTGCATTTCGAGTTGGAGCCCCTCGGCATCGCCGTGAAGATCGTGGAGCCGGGCGGCATACGGACCGATTTTTCCGGCCGCTCCCTCGACTTCAGCAATGATCCAGCGCTTGAGGAATACCAGCCGGTTGTGAACACGCTGCTTGAGGCCATCGGGCCGATGATGGAAAACGGCTCGTCGCCGGAAACCATCGCCGAAGTGGTCTATCGCGCGGCCACCGACGAAACGCCGCAACTGCGCTATGCCGCGGGCGAAGATGCGGTGGACATTCTCGAGAGGCGCGCCGCAAGCGATGACGCGACCTTCATCGGCGGTCTCAAGGCGCAATTCGGCATGGGCAACTGA
- the mgrA gene encoding L-glyceraldehyde 3-phosphate reductase: MSWTPSETRYDTMKYNRCGTSGLKLPAISLGLWHNFGDDTPRERKVAICQTAFDAGITHFDLANNYGPPAGTAETAFGSIMKKEFAGLRDEMIISSKAGYGMWPGPYGEWGSRKYMIASCDQSLKRLGLDYVDIFYSHRFDPDTPLEETMLALDHIVRSGRALYVGISSYNSQRTREAYAILKELKTPFVIHQPSYSMINRWVEDDGLLDTLEELGLGSIVFSPLAQGMLTSKYLNGIPQDSRAAQGKSLQQAFLKDETIAHIRALNAIAERRGQTLAQMALAWVLRKGRVTTALIGASRPEQVTDCVAALDNPDFTDAELAEIDTYALDANINIWARSAERKGPERKK, from the coding sequence ATGAGCTGGACACCGTCCGAAACGCGCTATGACACGATGAAATATAACCGCTGCGGCACTTCGGGCCTGAAGCTGCCGGCAATCTCGCTGGGGCTCTGGCACAATTTCGGCGACGACACGCCGCGCGAGCGCAAGGTCGCGATCTGCCAGACCGCCTTTGACGCGGGCATTACCCATTTCGATCTCGCCAACAATTACGGCCCGCCGGCGGGCACCGCCGAGACGGCCTTCGGTTCGATCATGAAGAAGGAGTTCGCCGGCCTGCGCGATGAAATGATCATCTCGTCAAAGGCGGGTTACGGCATGTGGCCGGGTCCCTATGGCGAATGGGGCAGCCGCAAATACATGATCGCCTCCTGCGACCAGAGCCTGAAACGGCTCGGTCTCGACTATGTCGACATCTTCTACTCGCACCGCTTCGATCCCGACACGCCGCTTGAGGAAACCATGCTGGCGCTCGACCATATCGTCCGTTCGGGCAGGGCGCTTTACGTGGGTATCTCGTCCTATAATTCGCAGCGCACCCGCGAGGCCTATGCGATCCTGAAGGAACTGAAGACGCCCTTCGTCATCCACCAGCCGAGCTATTCGATGATCAACCGCTGGGTCGAGGATGACGGGCTTCTTGATACGCTGGAGGAACTCGGCCTCGGCTCGATCGTGTTCTCGCCGCTCGCCCAGGGCATGCTGACGTCCAAATATCTGAACGGCATCCCGCAAGACAGCCGCGCCGCCCAGGGCAAGTCGCTGCAGCAGGCCTTCCTGAAGGACGAGACGATCGCCCATATCCGCGCGCTGAACGCGATCGCCGAGCGGCGCGGCCAGACGCTGGCGCAGATGGCGCTCGCCTGGGTGCTGCGCAAGGGCCGGGTAACGACGGCGCTGATCGGCGCGAGCCGTCCCGAACAGGTGACCGACTGCGTGGCAGCCCTCGACAATCCCGATTTCACCGATGCCGAACTGGCGGAAATCGATACCTACGCGCTCGACGCCAATATCAACATCTGGGCGAGATCGGCCGAGCGGAAAGGCCCCGAACGCAAGAAATAA
- a CDS encoding zinc ABC transporter substrate-binding protein, protein MKSLHTLLLATVAVSAAGAAIADDNLKVVTSIKPLYSLATAITAGTETETTLLVKGAASPHTYSMAPSEARALQEADVVFWIGPALEHFLDKPLEALGGNAEIVELEEAPGVETLEPREGGAFDVHDHDHDEDAHAEHDHDDHGEAGDDHEHEHEHEHEHEEAGHHHDGEVDPHMWLDPLNARAFAAAMAETLSQRDPANAEIYADNAAKLETRLDELTTGIQAQIDSVPAKPYVVFHDAYHYFGHRFGVEAAGSITVNPEAPPSAQRIREIHDKLTELGAACVFSEPQFPPKIIDAVIEGTDARTGVLDPLGAGLEDGPDLYFILLENLAGNLTDCFVAE, encoded by the coding sequence ATGAAATCCCTTCATACGCTTCTTCTCGCAACGGTTGCCGTTTCGGCCGCAGGCGCCGCCATCGCGGACGATAACCTGAAGGTGGTCACATCGATCAAGCCGCTCTATTCGCTGGCAACCGCAATCACGGCCGGAACGGAGACCGAGACGACGCTTCTGGTCAAGGGCGCGGCCTCGCCGCACACCTACAGCATGGCTCCCTCCGAGGCCCGCGCACTGCAGGAGGCCGACGTCGTGTTCTGGATCGGCCCGGCGCTCGAGCACTTCCTCGACAAGCCGCTCGAGGCGCTCGGCGGCAACGCCGAGATCGTGGAGCTGGAGGAAGCCCCCGGCGTGGAAACGCTGGAACCGCGCGAGGGCGGCGCCTTCGACGTTCATGACCACGATCATGACGAGGATGCGCATGCCGAGCACGACCACGACGACCATGGCGAAGCCGGAGACGACCACGAGCACGAGCACGAGCACGAGCACGAGCACGAAGAAGCCGGACACCATCATGACGGAGAAGTCGACCCGCATATGTGGCTCGATCCGTTGAATGCGCGGGCCTTCGCCGCCGCCATGGCCGAAACCCTGTCTCAACGCGACCCTGCCAACGCCGAAATCTATGCGGACAATGCCGCGAAACTGGAGACCAGGCTCGACGAACTGACCACCGGCATCCAGGCCCAGATCGACAGCGTTCCGGCAAAACCCTATGTGGTCTTCCACGACGCCTATCACTATTTCGGTCATCGCTTCGGCGTCGAGGCGGCAGGTTCGATCACCGTCAATCCGGAAGCGCCGCCGAGCGCCCAGCGTATTCGCGAAATCCACGACAAGCTGACGGAACTGGGAGCGGCCTGCGTCTTCTCCGAACCGCAATTCCCGCCGAAAATCATCGACGCGGTCATCGAGGGAACCGACGCCCGCACCGGCGTTCTCGATCCGCTGGGCGCCGGCCTTGAAGACGGACCCGACCTCTACTTCATTCTGCTGGAAAACTTGGCCGGCAATCTGACCGACTGCTTTGTGGCCGAATAA
- a CDS encoding metal ABC transporter ATP-binding protein has product MQDAGIRREGRFLVRGVSFDVRRGEIVTLIGPNGAGKSTSARMAIGVFEPDEGRVWRASRLKIGYVPQKLNIDHSLPLTVRRLMTVTGPLSRAEISEALEAVGLSHMEEASVQTLSGGEFQRALLARAIARKPDLLVLDEPVQGVDYSGEIALYELISKIRDRQGCGVLMISHDLHVVMAQTDIVVCLNGHVCCTGTPEAVSGSEAYQALFGGRASGALALYRHHHDHTHMPDGRVRHADGSVTDHCHPQDGHHAHHDSEKSHA; this is encoded by the coding sequence ATGCAGGATGCCGGGATCAGGCGCGAGGGGCGCTTCCTGGTGCGCGGCGTCAGCTTCGATGTGCGCCGCGGCGAAATCGTCACCCTGATCGGGCCGAACGGCGCCGGCAAATCGACGAGCGCGAGGATGGCGATCGGCGTGTTCGAGCCGGACGAGGGCAGGGTGTGGCGCGCGTCCCGCCTGAAGATCGGCTATGTGCCGCAGAAGCTCAATATCGATCATTCGCTGCCGCTGACCGTGCGCCGTCTGATGACGGTGACGGGGCCGCTGTCGCGCGCGGAGATCTCCGAGGCGTTGGAGGCGGTCGGCCTGTCTCATATGGAAGAGGCAAGCGTTCAGACCCTGTCGGGCGGCGAATTCCAGCGGGCGCTTCTGGCCCGGGCAATCGCCCGCAAGCCGGACCTGCTGGTGCTCGACGAACCGGTGCAGGGCGTCGACTATTCCGGCGAGATTGCGCTTTACGAGCTGATCTCGAAGATCCGCGACCGCCAGGGCTGCGGCGTGCTGATGATTTCGCACGATCTGCATGTGGTGATGGCTCAGACCGATATTGTGGTGTGCCTGAACGGCCATGTCTGCTGCACGGGAACGCCAGAGGCCGTCAGCGGCAGCGAGGCCTATCAGGCGCTGTTCGGCGGGCGGGCATCGGGCGCGCTGGCGCTTTACCGCCATCATCACGACCACACTCATATGCCGGACGGCCGGGTGCGCCATGCCGATGGCTCGGTGACCGACCATTGTCATCCGCAGGACGGCCACCACGCGCATCATGACAGCGAGAAATCCCATGCTTGA